DNA sequence from the Excalfactoria chinensis isolate bCotChi1 chromosome 7, bCotChi1.hap2, whole genome shotgun sequence genome:
GCCCTCCTTAACCTGCATGCCGAAGCCAGACGACAGCCAAGTTGTATCGCTCGGAACAGACGAGGGCGCTCAAGAGAGGCAGTGCTGAGTTGTATTCTCCAACATCCAGAAATGCTTCCGCAACGTCCAAATACAAGTCACCCATTTCTTCTGGATTTTGTTCCACCAGAGTGGTCAAAAGAGGctttaaaagcaagcaaacaaacaaaatactaaAAGCCACAGTCACCAACAACACTGCTTTACAATCTGCTTTCGGAAGCTCCTTTTTATGTTATAATTTTTAAGCAGTTTGCATTTTGAGCCATACTTCCATCACTTCAATATGACTTTAGAAGTGTAAAATAAAGATCTGAATTTCACAACTGCTGAAAAAGTCACATGTTACTATTCCAGACATTCTACATCCAGTACCTTGCATTAAAACATTAAGATTTATCGGggctttaaaacaaattcaagGTTTGTGCCTCAGTGTTCCAGACTCAGTAGTGTGGTCCCAGGCCTAACATAGCCCACTGGCTTTCATTTACTGTTCCTTGGAAATATTTCCAGCCAAAGGCATAATATATAAGGCCAAAAGCAGAATTTCTGCTACGAGAGGTTTGCTAGGCATCCATCTTGCAGTGGCAGGAAAGCAAATTTAATCTCCAAAGCCCTCTCAATGACCTCAGTCAtataaagacaggaaaaactATTTGCTTTGTTAATTTGTCCCTGACTTCTGAGTTTGTTTCTACTTACGTTGAGAGGCTCTAGGATGTTCAAATGCACCAAGCACACCATCAGCTTGACTGTGATGTCTATGGGAACCCCTTCAGGTATACAGCAGCTAACTTTCTCCTCAGctgtggaaagaagaaaaaaatatctctcTGAGCCCTCAAGCTTTAGCAATCATTTCACAGAGCCCCACATCTTCTCCAGACTATGGTGAGCTACAAAGAGAAGAACACATTCTCAGACCCTAGCAAACGTTGGTGTAGGTGTGTATGTTGGTGCCTACCCCTCTTCACTTCTTTTGTAAAAGTAAATTCTGAGTAAGAAAGACAGTATGCAGGTAACCTTTCCTGGATTTAACCCTATTGCCCTACTGCTTGAAACTCTCATGGTTTTGCTATGATTCCAACCTGATTCCTGAGTATATGATCAGTTCATAAACTTGTACTACATTCAGCAACTTAACTACTTACCTGCAGCACTCGATTCAGCAATCGGATCGCCTTGGGGATCAACTTGGTTGTCAGTCACTGCCTCCTGGCCTTCCTGAGTTTCTaccactgctgctgcatcaTCTTAAAGGGAAAGAGATCACCCTTCACATCACCGGCTAAGCCAAAAATTAATTGTGAATCCACACTTGACTGGTAGTTTACTCttgtttaaaactgaaaagcagacatTCTTTTGAAGGACAACAGAGAGAGAAgcattccaaaaaaaaaaaaaaagaaagaaaaagaagctgaaaacagaattatctTGTACCTCTGGTGGATTGGGACTGGATTACTAAAACAACTGTCCTGTTCAATTACAGAACAGACTGTCTGCTTCAGAGCTGGCACGCTGCGATCGCTCTACAGTCCAAACAGAAACATCTTTAGACTTGAACGACGGCTTTCATCAAAATTGCAGACCAATATCCCTAGATATTCGTGTATCACAACATTCAAATgttcaggaaaaagaagtataaTTTACAGAGTACTAGTTTCAGGTCAAAGCTTGATATTGAATAGATAACACAAAGATTATCCGACTTATTTTCAGAAGTTGTTTAGCTAGCAGGAATAACTGGCCTGCCATAATCACACAGAGGAACATTTAGAACTTTAAAAGGCCTCCTATTGCAGGGAAAGTAGTCCTTGTCTCTAATGAGTCACCAGGGCTAATTGGACAGCAGAGTAACTCCTCGGAGAATGTTGAGGTCATGCAATGTAACTCATTGAAGACACTGAAGAGTTTCAAGAGTGAAAAGCCTGTCAATATGCATCCAAACATAACCACGAGTTGAAAAggtaatggaaagaaaaacgTCACACTagatgaacagaagaaaaatgtcatatCAGATGAACAGGAGGGTCACACTAACCGCTTGTTAACTACTTaccttttttctcctcagcagGACTTTCTTCTGATGCTTTCCTTTCAAGCACAATTCCTGCATAATCGGTAATAACCTAAAACAGAAGAGTAACTCAGATCACTTTAAAGACTTTAAGGATATATGCAGCTGCCAGCCTACATGGCAGGTTCTTCAGATATTGCAGAAGCTGTGGGAAGAAAGGCAGCCTTCATTTCACTTAGGGTCAGCTCATTAATATGGGGTTTCATCACCCTAAGTCAAAAATCAAAGACAAACTAGTTGAGACTTTAGCTTGCCCACAGGGGGCTGTGAGAGGGGAAACACAGAAGTGCAAAGGATTGCTGGTCTAAGATCCAGTGCCATTCGGTGTTTTCATTCAATAATTGTCAAGTAAACACTTAGGTAATAATTACCGTTGCCAAAACAAGAGTGTCAAACACACAGCCCTCAGTTTACTAGCTCAAATACAGATTCAGCTGTCTAAGGAACAAGAAACACCATCATAGCAAGAGACCCGAGGAGAACCAAATAACGAGTACAGAGAATTAcctgtttacatttttaaactAGAAAGTGGTACAAGGAAGAGTCAGTAGAGATGTCGGCAGGCTTGTAATGCTTTACACTGacagagagagaacaaaaaccttgcataggaaaaaatgaagaaaattgatATCAGCAAATAAGAATGTTTAGAAGGAGAAAGTCCCAATATTTAGTGGCTCTTTACTCTATTTGGGAATGTGTAATAATGGCCAGGTTGTTACAACGTTCTCCTCAAAGCCAGACCAAACCAAATAGGAAACAGGCACAGAAACGAGGGGTAATAACCTCAAGAATGAATTGGGACCTTTCCCCCATTCCTTAAGTCTCAGAGTTGAGTTCCAGTGTTCTGAAATGTGTGTCtgatatttaaagcaaaaattatTAGTTATAACACAGTTATATCAGATAAAGCACAAGTGTCTGTGAGTGAAGCATTAAGGCATTCGGTGCCACTCTTGCAACCTTAAAGAATGCCCTTTGCTGGTAGTACAACAGACCCCCAGCATCAGCTCATAGCTGTCCTCTGGCTACTGAGGTTATGATAGTTGtagagaaggaaagaacagatCCCAGAACTTAAAATGAGGCACAGAAAATGAGTCTTACCAGACCCGGTGTTAACTTAAATGCTGATTACTACAGAACTAATTGGAAGCCCTCTGATCAGCTCTATTAGAACAGAAATATGACTGTATTTAAGAACTACAGGACTATGAACTGTGGCAGAGTTGCTGAACACAACAGACAAATGCATGTAATTGTCCATACCGCCAATGCTTTGTCATACTGCTTGGAGGAAATATACAGTTCAGCAGCAATATTAACGTCTTCCATGGAGACAAGGCTCTGATGTTTAGTAAAGGCTTCTTCTATGATCTCAATAGCAGAGGCAGCATCATTGGCTTCATAATAACTCCTACGAAATGCAGACATGAGATACTAAGTATCTGAGATAACTGACAAGACATACTTGGATCACAAGCAAAAGgttcttcatatttctttgcttttacttcCGTTAATCAGCAGgggatgctccaaaagtaatgcctcctatttgcttccatggaaactacaaaagaGACAAAGAACACAGCAACgctacttgatagagcaaatccccagttacaaaacactatttttcaacgCAGGCACCACcaccagctctgcatttttattaGCAATAAACAAGAGCCTGTGTGCCATACGTATAAAAATCCACACGGCCATTCAGAGCGTGGCTCACCCTTCACATAGTTGTCACTGCTAAAACGTGCTGCCCATTGCCTCCCTGTACTCACATgtactgtttggtctccatgagTGTTCAGCAAACACTGATGAATACCagcgggtgccattttttccacgtGGAAGAATTTAATGGCACATCactgcttcatccacacttccatgtccGACACCATTCTGTCTGCCCCTTCACTGCcatcagcaacaaaacagagtgggatatggggggaaggttcagcttctattgccacaccaccaccatctgcttcatgggccaacatcataaagtaggaggcattactttcagagcagccctcacaTATTCATTAGGGAAGATAAGCTACAAGATGGCAAGAAAGATGGTAGTTTGTCTTTCCTTATCATTTTTGACAATTTTTTGTGCATTTCAAATAGTTACCAATAATCCTCTCAATGATCAAATAAACCTCTGTATGTTAGTATAGTGAAAACTCCCATTATTTCCTATCTCTCGCCCTGAGCCACACATTAGCAGTGTATTGCATTAACCTGGTCTGACGGGAAACTCCAACAACCGTACTGTTACAATACAATTCTTGCattttttcactgcatttcaCAACCAAGAAAATCAAAAGACTTACCCACTGGCTCAGAAACAGCCCGATGACATCTTTCTACAAGTTATACATGAGAAAGCTGAGGTTTAAAGTAGCTAATTTACTTAGAGCTATAAGAGTCACACATTTAACCATCAACCTCCTCTGCCACAGGCTAACTTCTATGAGTTGACCTGCACCCACCTGCAGAAAGGGGGAGGTGACAGATTTCTACTACTCCAACGACAGATCAAAAACCATACATACTGTTGTGCTGAAGACTGCATTTCACATTGAGCAGTTCCTTTCATTTCGAGTTGCTGGCAGTAACAGGTTCTGAGTCTCTAGTGACACTACACAGATACAACAATGTACTGTATTTGTATACAACAGTATACTACAAGGGGTTTTTGGTCATCAATATTTGTACTTTGCTCTCCTACTCTCAGAGAATACAACACTTCTGCGATGATGCACTCATTGTGCACAAAATTATTCCCACATGTCAGGAGCTGGAAACATCCCAGTGCATGAGGGGTGCATGCTTGCATGCTTGTCATCCCCAGCAGATACACCTGCATGCCCTGATTTCAGCTGCATACCTAGCCTCAATCAGCACAAGAGCTTAGTAAGACCAAACTTGGAGAAGCTTTGGGAAACCAAATCATACCATTTTGAATCCAACTTACTTTGCCATGTCTCTAGCCAACTGCATAAAGCGCTCTCCGTCAGAGGGAGACAGAAGATTCAAAATACGCCTGTAGCCATCCATAGCCAACTTGTGTTCCCCCAGCTGCTCATACAGGCTTGATCTCTCCCACAGATAACGCACATTGGTTGGGTCATACTTCAAAGctgtaacaaaaaaaagcaataacagaTTTCATATTCATCTACTCCACTGCCAAAGCCACGGCAAACATCAGCAGTTTCTAAGTAGATAACAGAGAAAACAGTATTTACATCCTGAGGGAAGCAAACCAGACCAACAAACTAAACCAGAACGCAGAAGAAAATATAGCGACTGTTATCAGCACCTAACATTCACTTTAGAATATTAAAATTACTGCTACAATACCTTTTGCATAGCAAAAAATAGCCTGTTTAATATTGTCCTGCTCCAGCGACATCTCTGCCAGTCTGACCCATTCCTCAGTATTGCTAGGATTTAAGTGAGCAGCAATCAGTTCGAACTGTAATGACTTCTCCATATCACCCTGGTCTTCATAGATCATGGCAAGAGTGGAGAAAGGCTCATGGGCAAGAGGAGCTACAAAAAGACAAAGAGAGCAGTTAAGAACTATTGTTTTAAGAACGACACGAAAGCAACTTTCTTCCAGCTACTGGCTACTGCAGCTGTATGAAACATCAATATCGCTGCTTCAattcaaaaaatacattttgcagaCAAGCTGccaatttattttacataaacCATTAAACAGGTTGACTGAACCTCAGAACAACAATTTGTAGCATTTTTCTACATCAGAAGTCATGCAAACAACTCTGTTTACCTTCCAGGTCCACAAAGACAATAGAAGTAATGTGTATAAAGCTGCAGAATTAGGGTGCTGGTTTcttctcaaaagcaaaacagcaatgGAAATGCACTGCACGCTCTTAATTTCACACTAGTTACAGAATAAAATCCCTTGTGCCAAGCATTTTTCTCACCAGGGAAGCAACAATGAATTTTCTGATACACATTTTTTAAACCTGAATCTTCTACCATTCTAAAATACCTTGTCGAATGATCTCCATGCACATCAGAATGGCCTCCTCGCGTTCTCCTCGAGCAAACCTGATATTGGCTTCTCCCATTAAACCCCTCAACGCACGAGGAAGTTTGCTGCGAGGCCTTTTCTCctaaatggaaaagagaaacaatttcTACCAACGATTCACTTACATCTACGTTCAGGAGATCTCAGTTGTGCTTCACACAACCAAACAGCAAACTACTGCAGCGCGAGTGGtgtaaaaatgattttcatgACTGACAAAGTAACTCTAGACAGAACACAACTAAAACCCAGACACTGCAAAAGATTCACTTCATTATTTCTAAAAGCTTTCTAACAGGAACCTACAGTAACTTTCTagcaaagcagaaaggccaCACCGACATCAGAAGCATCCTGCACAGCATTACTTTCAGGCAAGTCTCTCAGCATCAGCTAAGATCGTGCAAAGcggaatttatttattatacttCATGAAATAGAGAGCAGTTCAGTGAAGGTTTAAATACTtgctttcatcattttcttgGTCTCTCGGTTCAGTACCATCTCCAACACAAAAACATCTCCAGCTGTGGGTTGCTCGgtactttcttcttcctcttcttcctcctcctcctcctcctcgtctTCATTTTCCCCAATCATGGATGCGAAGACCCGATGCACAGATTTACTGACGCCATCTGCAGTTTCTCCTGGTTGAGAAATAACAGAACAGGTTTATGACACACTCCAAAGTGTGCTACGTTATCAGGACAAGAGCACGGAAAAGAGAATTCTTCACAATTAGCAGCCTACTTGAGAGAgctttttctgtaagaaaaaggCCTTCAGAAACGCAGGCTTTTATGCAACCGCCTGTATTTTCCAACACGGTGTCATTCATCAGTAGTGCTCAGTATCCCACAGCTTCTAACATTTTCTGGATATTTGATAAGAAAGCATGGGGGAACGCACAGAACGGAGCAGCAGTTTATTCAGCTCTCCTCATGAACCACAGAAGAGAAGCAATTTTCAAGCACAGAACTATGTGGATGGAACAAAGCTTTTCAGCTGGAGAGGCTAAACGAGCAGACCATTACGCTGAGCAATAAGGCAGTGCTCAATTATTAGAAGTCATTCACAATAATATCCTTTAAGCACTCTGCCCATGGCAATGAGTACCTTTTAACCCACGGAAATACAAAATCCAGATTATTGACATAAActccagaaaaaataaacaaagttaTTTAACGTAAACAAATGTATAAAGCTGTATGTCCAAAATGAAGATGCTTAAAGCACATAACATTAAAACTTTCCTTTACTAATTTAACCAGTGCTCATAACTGCTCACAGATCTATTTCCAGAcaaaaaggaatgaaagcaaaCGTTTTCTGTATGCTTCTCTTCATCTGACTGCCAACGAAACACTGCAAGGTTAGAGATGGGGGATTGGGCATTTAAAGATTTGATAAAGGTACGTCCATAACACAAAGCTGGTACTGGAAAATAAACCTATTGCCAATGGACTAGAGGGACTTGGGATACTACATGTGGATTcatacaaacaaaagcaaacagaaaacctcCTCTTTtgagctgctttattttcctataGATGGCAGCGGGGGAAGCAAACTCTCACACAGCAGAATCAAATATTCCCAAAACCCTTTCATTTcagccaagaaggccagcagagatgagcagagaaaaccaaaaccaaacacaggcAGAAGACTTTCTGAGATACCTATTTGAAACTTCACATCAAGCAAATGACAGGGACCACAAGGTTACAAAGCCAGGAGGACATTCCACAGCAATATATAGATGATCCAGCCCTTTTTGACCAGCGAACAAAGTTAAAGCCTACAACGTGCTTCAATACCCACAGGTTGAGCAGAACCAGGTTTTTAGAGAAGGTCAACTATTAAGTATTTAGAACGCATTTTTGGCTGAAACCATCACAGAGATATTTACCGTCTGTTTCGTCCTGACTTTGGGACTTCCCAGCTGCCTTTCTGGATGAAGAGGGCGCATCTATGTCGTCAGTGTTCTCCTCAGCAGATGCATTCTCACTGTCCTATACACACCAACAACATTAGTAACCAGCTTCCCCTGATCTCTGGGATTAGCATTCAGAGCACAGGTTTCAGCTTCGGCACCGCATGTGAACCAGGCGTGCCGAGTGCTGTATTTTCACATCAATTAAACAAAAAGCTCAGCAACAGCTGCTTTCGGACGTCTGTGGGGGGACACAGGTGGTGGCTGTTCACATTACTGAATTCACATGGCATTACGCTGAGGTGAGACGGTACGGCTCGGTGCATAAGAGAACGCGTCAAGCAAACTCTTTTGGAAGGCTGCGTTATTTAAACACAAAAGCTGGCAATGCTACGAGTGCAACTTCAGTGCGGCACGAGGTTGCTCTCGGACAGCACTTGTCCCTCGGTGCCGCGTGTCCTGCCATGGCAGCAGAGCTCTCCTCCGCCTGAGGGAACACAGAGCTccccccgccgcctcctcccaGCCCGGGGCCCCTCTCAGGCCGCTCCCTCCTGACCTTCTCGCGGCTCTTGCGCTCCTCCCGCCGTCGCTCGAACTCCTCGAAGGAGATCTTCCCCTCCAGATAGTCGATCAGCTCCGGGCTGAACCCCGACATCGTGCGGGGACGGCCGGGGGGAACTCTTCATGTGGGACGCGGTGCTTCCGCTATggcgcccgccccgccccgcgcctcGCGTTCGGGTTCCGCAGTGCCGCGGTCCGGCCCGGCTCCTTCAGGCCGTGCCTGCGGAGCTCCGCCATGGCAGGGGAGCCGTTCCCGTTTCTAACGCGACCGCGAGGCCCCGCCGTTCGCGGAGCAGTTCCCCCGAGGCACTCGGCTCCCCGCACAGCGACAGACCGCCGGGTTAAAGAATATCTAACGCCATCCCCGCCGATATCTCACAACGCCTCGCTCCAGTGAGCTGAAAGGTCACGTTTATTTACCTATTTAGAACAAGGGCGGGTGGCGTTCCCCATTTATTCGAACCCAAATAAAGCCAGAGCTGCCCCCCAGCGCCACACGTGTGGAAACGAACAGCATATGTATGACAGCAAAGGGGCACGCCTCAGGGTAAGGGCTTGGGCAGAGGGGGATGTTTAAACTCAGGTAGCAGGGAagaaggcagagcaggagcGTCTTGCTGTGGAGGTGAGCACTTCAAGTCCAGAAAAACACCttaaaaacacctgaaaaagaggggaaaaaagggcaTGAGGCACGTAGAGAAGTACTTAGCGCTGCACCCCGACTATGACACACAGCAATGCGTGGCTGTGCAGGATGAACAGCTGCAAAGGGTGAAGGGAACCAGGGCATTCCTGAATGGCACTGAACCCCCTCCTGTTAACAGGTACAGTTATGGAACTGCTGTACATTGAAGCTGCATTTATTAATAATTCAAGCTCGGCCCTCTTCAACTTTATTTCATGTTTATGGAGAAGTGTGTAAAAGCATCCTCGTTTACCTTGGCCAGCAGCATCTTTTAGCCTTTGAAGtcatttggaaaagaatttttcctttcttcataaTCTGCAAACGCAGAAGCAATGGGATCTGAGTAGAACATGAGCGGCCTTGGTCCTTCGTTGCTCACAGTGAAAGTAGCTGGGAAATTTCTGAGATCGAGACCCCGGCCTGAAAAGTATGCCTGGAGAGTTCTGAAAAACTGAACGGATTTCATCAGTAAAAATCAAGCGTGCCCAACAGATCAGTTATTTCTACTGAAGCCATCTCTTTTGATCATAAACCGGTGTGATACGGACAATATCATTTGGACACATCCAATCTGCCCATGGCTTTACATCTTACGTGCTGTTTCAAGACCACCACCATTTCACTGGTAGTCTGTGCTCCCCACTGAAGCACAGAG
Encoded proteins:
- the GTF3C3 gene encoding general transcription factor 3C polypeptide 3 is translated as MSGFSPELIDYLEGKISFEEFERRREERKSREKDSENASAEENTDDIDAPSSSRKAAGKSQSQDETDGETADGVSKSVHRVFASMIGENEDEEEEEEEEEEEESTEQPTAGDVFVLEMVLNRETKKMMKEKRPRSKLPRALRGLMGEANIRFARGEREEAILMCMEIIRQAPLAHEPFSTLAMIYEDQGDMEKSLQFELIAAHLNPSNTEEWVRLAEMSLEQDNIKQAIFCYAKALKYDPTNVRYLWERSSLYEQLGEHKLAMDGYRRILNLLSPSDGERFMQLARDMAKSYYEANDAASAIEIIEEAFTKHQSLVSMEDVNIAAELYISSKQYDKALAVITDYAGIVLERKASEESPAEEKKDDAAAVVETQEGQEAVTDNQVDPQGDPIAESSAAAEEKVSCCIPEGVPIDITVKLMVCLVHLNILEPLNPLLTTLVEQNPEEMGDLYLDVAEAFLDVGEYNSALPLLSALVCSERYNLAVVWLRHAECLKALGHMERAAESYAKVVDLAPLHLDARISLSTLQQQLGRPEKALEALEQMYDPDTLAQDANAAQQELKLLLHRSTLLHSQGKMYGYVDTLLTMLAMLLKVAMSRAQVCLISSSKSGERHLYLMKVPRNKISDSDDQEAANCDAKAIFAVLMSVLTKDDWWNLLLKAIYSLCDLSRYKEAELLVDSSLEYYSFYDDRQKRKELEYFGLSAAILDKNFTKAYNYIRIMVMENVNKPQLWNIFNQVTMQSQDVRHHRFCLRLMLKNPDNHVLCVLNGHNAFVSGSFKHALGQYVQAFRAKPDEPLYSLCIGLTFIHMASQKYVLKRHTLLVQGFSFLHRYVDLRGPCQETFYNLGRGLHQLGLLHLAIHYYQKVLELPPLTLEGIETDQTDLRRDTAFNLSLIYHSSGNTRMAQKMLYTYIVV
- the C7H2orf66 gene encoding uncharacterized protein C2orf66 homolog translates to MWKVALLGLCTMLAVRGLARGAPLEPEEKWKPLDNPRNRDLFFRTLQAYFSGRGLDLRNFPATFTVSNEGPRPLMFYSDPIASAFADYEERKNSFPNDFKG